A window of uncultured Fusobacterium sp. genomic DNA:
CTCTTTACTGAAAAATTAGAACATATTACTAAAAAAACTATAAGAGAAAAAATTATATCATATCTTTCAACTGAAGCCCTTAAAAATAGATCTAACTCTTTCTTCATAAAATTTGATAGACAAGAATTAGCAGATTATCTCTTTGTTGAGAGAAGTGCACTATCACGTGAACTTAGTTCTATGAAAAAAGATGGTTTAATTGAATATAATAAAAATCATTTTACTTTGATAAAATAATTTTCGTTGCAAAAGCAACATACTTTTAATAATTTTTTATCTATAATATCCATATAAATATTAAAGGAGGATCTTTTATGATAAGAAAAATTATTAAAATAGATGAAAATAAGTGCGATGGTTGTGGAGCTTGTGTTAAAGCTTGCCATGAAGGAGCTATTGGTCTAATAAATGGAAAGGCTAAACTTTTAAGAGATGATTATTGTGATGGACTTGGAGATTGCCTTCCATCATGTCATACTGAAGCTATAACTTTTGAAGAAAGGGAAGCTCTTCCATATGATGAAAAAGCTGTTACGAATAATATTGCCTCTAAAGCTTGTTCTGCCCACTCTTGTCCAGGACACAAAATTGAAATTATAAAGAAAGAAAAAGAAGAGGAAAAGTCTTTTGATTCTATTGAAAGTGAAATATTAAAAAGTAAACTTAGTCAATGGCCTATTCAAATAAAATTAGTTCCTACTAATGCTAGCTTTTTTAAAGATGCAAATCTTTTAATTGCTGCTGACTGTACAGCTTTTGCATATGGAAATTTTCACAATGAATTTATTAAAAATCGTATAACACTTATTGGCTGCCCTAAACTTGATTCTGGAAATTATACTGAAAAATTAACTGAAATTTTAAAAATAAATAATATAAAATCTTTAACAGTTGTAAAAATGGATGTTCCTTGTTGTAGTGGAATTGAAAAATCTTGTGTAGAAGCTTTAAAAGTTAGTGGAAAATTTATTCCTTGGCAAGTTATTACAATTACAAGAGATGGAAGAAAAAAAGAAATATAAAGTAAAAAAGTAACTTTAGTTTTTACACTAGAGTTACTTTTTTTATAAACATCTTATCTATTAATCTAATTTTTTATTAATCATAAGCTCTCTATCTTTAGGTAGTAACTTATTACAAAGAACTCCAACTAATGCAGCTAGAGCAAGCCCTGATACAGAAACTGTTTTCCAAATAATAATATTATCTATTGCAATTCCAAATACAAATATTAATGAGGCAATTATTAGGTTTCTTGAGTTAGAGAAATCTAATTTTGAATCTACCATTGTTCTTGCTCCAACTGAAGAGATCATTCCAAATAGTATAATTGATACTCCTCCCATTACAGGTTGAGGAATTGTTTGAAGAATAACTCCAAATTTACCTAAAAGCCCTAATACTATTGCATAACAAGCTGCTATTCTAAGAACAGATGGATCATAAACTTTAGTTACAGCTAAAACTCCTGTGTTCTCTCCATAAGTCGTGTTTGCTGGTCCACCTAAGAATCCTGCTGCTATTGTTGCAAGTCCATCTCCCATAAGAGTTCTGTGTATTCCAGGATTTTTAAAGAAATCTTTTCCAACAACTGCTCCATTAGTAGTGATATCTCCTATATGCTCAATAAATACAACTAATGCTATTGGAGCTATTGCAAGTATTGCACTTAAAGATATTTTTGGCATTGTAAATAGATCTGAAGCAGCCTCATGAGAAAGTCCTATCCATTTTGCATTTAAAATAGGTTCAAAATCAACAAATCCCAACATTACTGATACTGCATATCCTAAAATAACTGACACAAGAATAGGAATTAATCTTAAAAATGATTTTTTCATAAGTGTTATAGTTATCATTGATAAAATAACAACTGAAGCAACTATTAAACTTTTAAGATCAAATTTACCATTTGCATATCCTGCCATACTTAAAGCAACTGGACTCATTCTAAATCCGATTACCATTATAATAGGTCCTGTTACTATTGGTGGAAAGAATGATTTAATTTTTTCAACTCCAAATATTTTTACTAAAATTGACATAATAATATAGATTATACCAGCAGCTACTACTCCACCTTTTATTGCAGCTATTCCCTCTTCTCTTAAAACTAAAGTTAAAGCCCCTATAAAAGCAAATGATGAACCTAAAAATACTGGAACAATCCCCTTAGTGCAAAAGTGAAATACTAATGTCCCTACTCCAGCAGCTATTAGTGCTATTGATGGGTTTAAACCTGTAAGAAAAGGTACAAGAACTGTTGCTCCAAACATAGCTAATACATGTTGTGCCCCTAGCAAAAGTTTTGTCTTTGTTCCAAGTTTTACCTCTTTTTCTTCCATTTCTCCTCCTTAAAATTTTATATATTTTAATACTTTAAAAAAAGGATAGCTTAACTATCCTTTTAATTTACCTAAGAATTTTTCTTCGTTAACTATAAATCTAGAATGTTCTCCCTCTCCAACAACATTCTCATTATGATATACCTTAACTGAAAAATCTAATCTTTTTCCATCTATTTTTTCTAAAGTAGAGATACATTTTAATCTATCTCCAACTAAATTAGCTTTTAAATGCTTTATATTAACAGATACTCCAACTGTTGTATCTCCCTCTTTCATATATTGTTGAGCCAGTTCAAAAGAAGTTTGCTCCATAAATGCTATTAACATTGGTGTTGAAAATACTTCTAATGCTCCTGAAGCAACTTTCGCTGCTGTTTCTTCTGCTTTTACTACCTTTTCAAGTGTTAATGTTATTCCCTCTTTTAACATACTTTCCTCCTAAGTTACACAATATATCTTGAAAATTATACTATATACTTCTTACTTTGTCAACTATTGTTATTTTCTTTTTTTCAATTCTAAAGTTCTTCCTCTCAAAAGAAGATAACCTACTGCAAGAAAAAAATATGATACATACACTCCTATTAAGCTTTTTTTAACTTTAAAATAATCAAAAGTCTTATAACCTATTTTAAGTATTCCTATGATATATTTATCATCAGATTCCTTTGTTGAACTTAAAAGAAGTATACCTGAGTAAGTTATTCCTATTATAGCTAAAATAATTACTCCCCAAATTTTTATCATAATTCCTCCTAAATCTCTTCATTTAAGATTATTCCCATAAGTTTTCCAGTAGAAAAACTAACTTCACACCTCTCTTCTACTGCTATATTACTCATACATATGGAATCCCCTTGATGAAGAATATATTTATTTAAAGGATATTTAAAACCTTTTAATGTTAAATCCTCTACTTTTTCTGAAAATGGAACGAATGATATAGTTTTTCCCTTTGCTCCTTCTATTTTTTTCTCTTTTTCTATTGAAAAAATCTTTTCTTTCTCTGTTAAAAATATTGTATTTTTAAATTTAAAAATTAGATTTAGATTTGTAAGAGCATGATCTATTCTTCCTCCTAGCCCGCCAATTATTCTAATCTCATCATATCCTTTATCCACCAAATATTGTAATACAAGTTCTCCATCTGTAAAGTCTTTATCTTTAGGAAATCTTTTTATTACTATATTATTTATACTATATTTCTCTAAGATTTCCTCTGAAACAGAATCCAAATCTCCCCAAATTTCTAATGGAAATACACCTAACTTTTCTAAATGTAAAGCTCCACCATCTGCACAATATATATCTCCCTTTTCTTTTAAAAGAAGATCTTTAAAATACTCAACTCTTCCTTCTAGTTCACCATTAAAAAAAACATATGCTATCTTCATTATTACCTCTTATCAATCATCATCTTTCTCAGTTTCTACTACTATAAAGATAGGAAGATGATCTGACACCCTTTCTTTCATTTCTCTAAAATTATCATTTGTAAAATCTAAAGCTCCACTTTTACCATTAAATTCTCCAGTATATATCTTCGATATAAACATATTGTCATACGAGCTAGACAAGCTATTTTTTCCCAAAGTTGTTTTTATAGTTGGATTTAAAGTATAAGTAATTTTATCTTTATGCAAAACCAATTTATCAAATGCTTCATCAAAAGCTGAAAGATTAAAATCTCCTGCTAAGATAATATCATTCTCTTTAGGATCTAAATCTTGAAAATAGTCATAAACCTCATTTAATCTAAATGCCTCAGCTCTCCTTAAAGCTTCACTTTTTCCAAATATTGAGTGGGCTAAAACAAAGGTAAAATCAAATTCTCCTATTTTAAAATCAGCCCCATAAGGTTGTCTTGAAAATCTTTTATCACTATCTTTATAATAACCTCTATCCTTTAAAAAAGTTACTTTATCCTTTCTCCAAACATAAGCAAAATATTCTTTATAGCTATTTTTCCCTACAGGATATGGAGAGATATGGTAATCCCATTCAGCTTTAGAAACTTTCTCTAAATTATCAACTAACTCCTCTACTCCCTCTTTATTCATAACTTCTATCAAGCCAACTATATCAAAATTCTCCAAGATTTGTGAAACATAAACATAATCTTTTTTATTTCTTCCTAGTCTCAATGTATTGAATGAAGCAATATATCCTTCTTGTGCAAAAATTGTTACAGTGATTATTAAATAAACTAATGCCAATCTAATTTTTTTCATCATTCACACACCTTTTTACATTTTATTCTATATTATAATCATTTTACCACAGAACTGTGCTTTTTTAAATCTGGAAAATTGACTTTTTTTTATTTTTGCTCTATAATTTCTTAGATATAACTGCTTTAATATACTTTACTAACTTATAGGAGGTTAATACAATGATTGCTGCATTTTTTGATATAGATGGAACTATTTATAGAAACTCATTACTAACTGAACATTTTAAAAAATTAATTAAATATGAACTTTTAGATTTTAGCGAATATGATAAAAGAGTAAAAGAGGCTTACAAACTTTGGGACAATAGAGTAGGGGATTATGATAAATACCTTGAAGATCTTACTTTAACTTATGTTGATGCTATAAAAGGACTTCCTACTCAATACAATGATTTTGTTGCTCATCAAGTTGTAGAATTAAAAGGAAACAGAGTTTACTCTTATACTAGAAAGATGATTCAATGGCACAAAGAACAGGGACACCTTGTTATCTTTATATCTGGAAGTCCAGATTTCCTTGTTTCTCGTATGGCTAAAAAATGGGGGGCAGATGATTTCTGTGGCTCTATTTATCATGTAAAAGATGGTGTCCTATCTGGAGAGATTTCACCTATGTGGGATTCAGTTAATAAGATGAAATCTATAGATATGTTTTGTAAAAAATACAATATTGATTTAAAAGAGAGCTATGCTTATGGAGATACTCATGGAGATTACAGTATGCTTATGCTTACTGGACACCCAAGAGCTATAAATCCTAGTTTTGAACTTTTAAATAGTATTAAAGAAAACAAAGAATTAAAAGAAAAAACTGAGATTATCATTGAAAGAAAAGATGTTATTTATAAAGTTACTGCTGATGTTGAAACATTATAATAATGGTTAAAGGAGGGAGTATAGTAAGATTTTTCTCTTACTTATACAAGAAAATTGAGGATGAAATTGTCGCTTTTTATAATTTCATTTATGCTAATGTTTTTTACTTCTAATTTTACTTCAGTAAAAAAAGCTCCCATCCTCACTGATAATCCTAATATGGTATTTATTTTAGGAAATAGTGGAGAGGGAACAAAGGAATATAATTTTTCAAAATTGAATAAAATTGAACCTTTTATTGAAGAGGAAGTTTTAAACGATCTTATCCCTATTTTTTTAGAAAAAATAGAAGAGATAATAGTAAAGGAAGTTGAAGAGGTTATATCTTACCCAGAAACTGAGATTTCAATATCCTATGATATACTTGAGAGGTATCGCTGCCGACTTCTATTAATTTAATAATTCCTTCATTTTTATAAAGTTAATATTTATTAAATTTGAAGGAGAGAAAAATGAAAAAATTTTATGTTGGAATTGATGTAGGATCTACTACTATAAAAATAGTATGTTTAAATGAAGAGAACTCAATAATATATTCTATTTACCAAAGACACCTATCAAATGTTAGAGAAACTGCTAAGATAATGTTTGATAGCTTTTTAAAAGAACTAAAAGAAAAATATGGGAATGATCTTCAATGTAAAGTGAGCATTACAGGTTCTAGTGGAATGGGAATTGCATCTTGGATAGATTTAGACTTTGTACAAGAGGTTATAGCATGCATAAAATCTATTGAAACTTTTATTCCTGAAACTGATGTAGCTATTGAACTTGGTGGAGAAGATGCTAAAATTACATTTTTAAAAAATGATATGGATCAAAGAATGAATGGAAGTTGTGCTGGAGGTACTGGAGCTTTTATTGATCAAATAGCAAGTTTATTAAATACAGATGCCTCTGGATTAAATGAGTTGGCTAAAGGCTTTGATACAATCTACCCTATCGCTGCTAGATGTGGTG
This region includes:
- a CDS encoding endonuclease/exonuclease/phosphatase family protein; the protein is MKKIRLALVYLIITVTIFAQEGYIASFNTLRLGRNKKDYVYVSQILENFDIVGLIEVMNKEGVEELVDNLEKVSKAEWDYHISPYPVGKNSYKEYFAYVWRKDKVTFLKDRGYYKDSDKRFSRQPYGADFKIGEFDFTFVLAHSIFGKSEALRRAEAFRLNEVYDYFQDLDPKENDIILAGDFNLSAFDEAFDKLVLHKDKITYTLNPTIKTTLGKNSLSSSYDNMFISKIYTGEFNGKSGALDFTNDNFREMKERVSDHLPIFIVVETEKDDD
- a CDS encoding thioesterase family protein, whose product is MLKEGITLTLEKVVKAEETAAKVASGALEVFSTPMLIAFMEQTSFELAQQYMKEGDTTVGVSVNIKHLKANLVGDRLKCISTLEKIDGKRLDFSVKVYHNENVVGEGEHSRFIVNEEKFLGKLKG
- a CDS encoding thiamine diphosphokinase, giving the protein MKIAYVFFNGELEGRVEYFKDLLLKEKGDIYCADGGALHLEKLGVFPLEIWGDLDSVSEEILEKYSINNIVIKRFPKDKDFTDGELVLQYLVDKGYDEIRIIGGLGGRIDHALTNLNLIFKFKNTIFLTEKEKIFSIEKEKKIEGAKGKTISFVPFSEKVEDLTLKGFKYPLNKYILHQGDSICMSNIAVEERCEVSFSTGKLMGIILNEEI
- a CDS encoding ATP-binding protein yields the protein MIRKIIKIDENKCDGCGACVKACHEGAIGLINGKAKLLRDDYCDGLGDCLPSCHTEAITFEEREALPYDEKAVTNNIASKACSAHSCPGHKIEIIKKEKEEEKSFDSIESEILKSKLSQWPIQIKLVPTNASFFKDANLLIAADCTAFAYGNFHNEFIKNRITLIGCPKLDSGNYTEKLTEILKINNIKSLTVVKMDVPCCSGIEKSCVEALKVSGKFIPWQVITITRDGRKKEI
- a CDS encoding uracil-xanthine permease family protein, which gives rise to MEEKEVKLGTKTKLLLGAQHVLAMFGATVLVPFLTGLNPSIALIAAGVGTLVFHFCTKGIVPVFLGSSFAFIGALTLVLREEGIAAIKGGVVAAGIIYIIMSILVKIFGVEKIKSFFPPIVTGPIIMVIGFRMSPVALSMAGYANGKFDLKSLIVASVVILSMITITLMKKSFLRLIPILVSVILGYAVSVMLGFVDFEPILNAKWIGLSHEAASDLFTMPKISLSAILAIAPIALVVFIEHIGDITTNGAVVGKDFFKNPGIHRTLMGDGLATIAAGFLGGPANTTYGENTGVLAVTKVYDPSVLRIAACYAIVLGLLGKFGVILQTIPQPVMGGVSIILFGMISSVGARTMVDSKLDFSNSRNLIIASLIFVFGIAIDNIIIWKTVSVSGLALAALVGVLCNKLLPKDRELMINKKLD
- a CDS encoding HAD family phosphatase, translating into MIAAFFDIDGTIYRNSLLTEHFKKLIKYELLDFSEYDKRVKEAYKLWDNRVGDYDKYLEDLTLTYVDAIKGLPTQYNDFVAHQVVELKGNRVYSYTRKMIQWHKEQGHLVIFISGSPDFLVSRMAKKWGADDFCGSIYHVKDGVLSGEISPMWDSVNKMKSIDMFCKKYNIDLKESYAYGDTHGDYSMLMLTGHPRAINPSFELLNSIKENKELKEKTEIIIERKDVIYKVTADVETL